The sequence CACAGTTCTTACAAAAATGTAAGAAGTACAGAAATTTCACCCCCGAACTTTAACAAAGTCACCTTTTGGAAAACTAAGTTCTATTGTCGTCCCCTGCCCTTGCTTTGAATGGGCTGAAATGCCGATACCTAATTTGTCACACAGCCGTTTGCATAAGTACAAACCGATGCCTGTAGAATTTCTGCCGGTTCTTCCGTTTTTGCCGGTAAAGCCTTTATCAAAAATTCGCGGCAAATCGCTTGCGGAAATTCCGATGCCATTGTCTCGAATAAGGAGCTTAACCTTGCTCTGCTCAGAACAAGACTCAAAAATCAAAAGAGGATGATCGCTTCTGTATTTTACCCCGTTGACAATAAGCTGATTTAAAATAAAACCAATCCATTTCTCGTCGGTATAAACGGTATATTCACAATTCTCTACCCGGACGGAAATATGGTTTTGAAGAAGAAGTTGTTTGTTTTCCCCAATGGCGGCATGAACCATATCCGATAAAACGACTTCTTTAATCAGATAATCCTTTTCCACATTTTCGCTGCGGGCATAGTAGAGCGCCTGATCTACAAAATGGCTGATTTTCTCTAACTCTGCCATTACCTTTCTTGTAGTATCGGATTTATTGTTTTCACATACAAGCTGCATAGCGGCGATAGGTGTTTTTACATCATGTATCCATTGTTCGATATATTCCTTATATTCTCCCCGTTCCCGCTTAGAGCGAGATACCTCTTCTATCATGGATTTATTAGATGTCCTCAAAATATTATAATATATTTTGTCATCCTCTCGTGTCGGCATATCCATCACTTCAGCAATCAGATACTTTTTATCCAAACTGTCAAGCTGTAAAAGAATTTGTTTAAAATATCTGTATCGAAAACAGTAACATATGCCTATATAAAAAATTACAATCAAAGCCCATGAGATAAGAAGAATACAGATGATATCTTTATCAATGTTTACTGCAGACATGAAAACAGTAAAACCTACCATGGAAAGAATATGAGTAATGATGCAAGGAATCTGATCCTTTAAATAATCCCTGCAGCTCATATCATATACCCCTGACGGTGTTTGGTTTGGATCAAATCCGCCACTCCTATTTGCCTGAGCTTATCCCTAAGCCTTGTTATATTCACACTCAAAGCATTATCATCTATATAAAGCTGATTATCCCAAAGATATTCCACTAAATCTGCACGAGGAACAATTTTCCCGGCATTCTTAAAAAGAAAAACCAAAATCTTTAATTCGTTTTTTGTGAGTTCAGCAAAGTTATTTTGATATTCTACC is a genomic window of Acidilutibacter cellobiosedens containing:
- a CDS encoding sensor histidine kinase — protein: MSCRDYLKDQIPCIITHILSMVGFTVFMSAVNIDKDIICILLISWALIVIFYIGICYCFRYRYFKQILLQLDSLDKKYLIAEVMDMPTREDDKIYYNILRTSNKSMIEEVSRSKRERGEYKEYIEQWIHDVKTPIAAMQLVCENNKSDTTRKVMAELEKISHFVDQALYYARSENVEKDYLIKEVVLSDMVHAAIGENKQLLLQNHISVRVENCEYTVYTDEKWIGFILNQLIVNGVKYRSDHPLLIFESCSEQSKVKLLIRDNGIGISASDLPRIFDKGFTGKNGRTGRNSTGIGLYLCKRLCDKLGIGISAHSKQGQGTTIELSFPKGDFVKVRG